The Peribacillus simplex genome contains a region encoding:
- a CDS encoding DEAD/DEAH box helicase has translation MNIEKKLIVNSDKGNLLNELISAINECEKFYFSVAFINYSGLQLLLDTFKNAEKRGVKGKIITSTYLNFTEAKALKKINEFSNIHLKIFETDKAIGFHTKAYIFEFKDSYKVIIGSSNITQSALKSNIEWNVEIIAKEDAQFLKDVLKEYDGLWNSSVVADDNFISKYEEFLSKLKGYTNAQQFIYESSEYIIPNNMQKRAVENLERIRSFGEKKALVIAATGTGKTYMSAFDVKGFKPKRLLFIVHREEILKKAKETFEKLLPNEKLTFGLLTGNQKQKNADYIFSTIQTVSKCYEEFKRDEFEYIIFDEAHHATSPSYQAVLEYFDPQFTLGMTATPERSDQQNVFDLFDNNVALEVRLHEALEDELVIPFHYFGITDIEGIDLSDVDIDDVAEITKRLKVNERVDFIIKNMNFYGHDGDKRKGLGFCVTVEHAQYMAQEFNSRGIQSICLSGIDSVELRSHYINRLEDDHDDLEFIFTVDIFNEGVDIPSVNTVLMLRPTNSPIVFIQQLGRGLRKHKDKSFLTVFDFIGNHSKTFLIAIALNGSRYYDKESLKVAIATGFANIPGCTHIQMDKISEERILAQIDKENFNSLKYLKEEYFEFKKMNQGKIPFLLMDYMKFDGAPDPIKFINREKTYLQFVAKVEKEDSLKRLLLDEAFEGVLRELSSKLPLKRVYEFAIAKYLLENDEISLETAKREILKLVKEVDEDSVLHAFQCLNQDFYDPGQKKRNLKLFALEDGHLTKTASYHRVLQNEEYRTYIEDLIIYGIFRYEKEFKEDYYGLPHLKLYEQYQMGDAALLSNYRKSHSAFRGSGLLSNGNDYFLFIDLHKEEDIKESINYHDEFINERIFQWQTPNSTAPSSERGKNIVFNQDRGIHLHLFIRKYKEIDGKTEPYIYIGKGNTVEYEGEKPITVTMELENEVPASLYTEFTKRV, from the coding sequence ATGAACATCGAGAAAAAGCTAATTGTCAATTCAGACAAGGGTAATTTATTAAATGAATTAATTTCTGCTATAAATGAGTGTGAAAAGTTTTATTTCAGCGTAGCCTTTATTAATTATAGTGGTCTTCAGCTGTTGTTGGATACTTTCAAGAACGCGGAGAAAAGGGGAGTAAAGGGAAAGATTATTACTTCTACTTATCTGAATTTTACTGAAGCGAAGGCTTTAAAGAAAATAAATGAGTTTAGTAATATCCATTTGAAGATTTTTGAAACAGATAAGGCGATTGGTTTTCATACGAAAGCGTATATTTTTGAATTTAAGGATAGTTATAAGGTGATTATTGGTTCTTCTAATATTACTCAAAGTGCCCTTAAGAGTAATATTGAATGGAATGTTGAGATTATTGCTAAAGAGGATGCTCAATTTCTTAAAGATGTTCTTAAGGAATATGATGGCTTATGGAACAGTAGTGTCGTAGCGGATGACAATTTCATTAGTAAGTATGAAGAGTTTTTGAGTAAATTAAAGGGCTATACGAATGCTCAGCAATTTATTTATGAAAGCTCTGAATATATCATTCCAAATAACATGCAAAAACGTGCGGTTGAAAACCTTGAGAGAATTAGGTCGTTTGGGGAAAAGAAGGCCTTAGTTATAGCAGCAACAGGAACGGGTAAAACATATATGTCTGCTTTTGATGTAAAGGGATTCAAGCCTAAAAGATTACTGTTCATTGTACATAGAGAAGAAATATTAAAAAAAGCAAAAGAGACCTTTGAAAAGCTCCTTCCTAATGAAAAACTGACTTTTGGATTACTGACTGGAAATCAAAAGCAAAAAAATGCTGATTATATTTTTTCTACCATACAAACGGTGTCTAAATGTTACGAAGAATTTAAACGAGACGAGTTTGAATATATTATTTTTGACGAGGCCCACCATGCAACCAGTCCTAGTTATCAAGCAGTACTAGAATATTTCGACCCACAATTCACATTAGGAATGACAGCTACTCCAGAGAGAAGCGATCAACAAAATGTCTTTGACTTATTTGATAATAATGTTGCCTTGGAGGTTCGTTTACATGAGGCTTTAGAGGATGAACTGGTTATTCCCTTTCATTATTTTGGTATTACCGACATTGAGGGAATTGATTTAAGTGATGTAGATATTGACGATGTAGCGGAGATAACGAAGAGATTAAAGGTTAACGAAAGAGTCGACTTTATTATTAAGAATATGAATTTCTATGGCCATGACGGGGACAAAAGAAAAGGTTTAGGGTTTTGCGTAACCGTGGAACATGCACAATATATGGCACAAGAATTTAATAGTAGGGGAATTCAAAGTATCTGTTTATCTGGAATTGACTCAGTTGAGCTGAGATCACATTATATAAATAGATTAGAAGATGATCATGATGATTTAGAATTTATTTTCACCGTTGATATTTTTAATGAGGGTGTTGATATTCCTTCTGTAAATACTGTATTAATGTTAAGGCCAACTAATTCTCCGATAGTTTTTATTCAACAGCTAGGACGAGGGCTTCGTAAACATAAAGACAAGAGTTTCCTAACGGTATTTGATTTTATCGGGAATCATAGTAAAACGTTCTTAATTGCCATCGCTTTGAATGGTAGTCGATATTATGATAAAGAGAGCTTGAAGGTTGCTATAGCGACTGGTTTTGCAAATATTCCAGGTTGTACACATATTCAAATGGATAAAATCTCGGAAGAACGGATATTGGCGCAGATTGATAAGGAAAACTTTAATTCTTTGAAGTATTTGAAGGAAGAGTACTTTGAATTTAAGAAAATGAATCAAGGAAAAATTCCTTTCTTATTAATGGATTATATGAAATTTGATGGAGCTCCAGATCCGATTAAGTTTATTAATCGCGAAAAAACATATTTGCAATTTGTAGCAAAAGTAGAAAAAGAGGATTCCTTGAAAAGGCTATTACTAGACGAGGCTTTTGAAGGAGTATTAAGGGAATTATCGAGTAAGCTACCTTTAAAGCGAGTGTATGAATTTGCTATAGCTAAATATCTATTGGAAAATGATGAGATTTCTTTAGAAACCGCAAAACGTGAGATATTGAAGTTAGTTAAAGAGGTAGATGAAGATAGCGTATTGCATGCCTTTCAGTGTCTAAATCAGGATTTTTATGATCCTGGTCAGAAAAAGAGGAACTTGAAGTTATTTGCACTTGAAGATGGCCATTTAACTAAGACAGCTTCTTATCATAGGGTTCTACAGAATGAAGAATATAGAACGTATATCGAAGATCTTATTATTTATGGAATCTTTAGATATGAAAAGGAATTTAAAGAAGACTACTATGGTTTGCCACATTTGAAGTTGTATGAGCAATATCAAATGGGTGATGCCGCATTACTATCAAATTATCGCAAAAGCCATAGTGCCTTTAGGGGTTCTGGTCTACTTTCGAATGGAAATGACTATTTCTTATTTATTGATTTACACAAGGAAGAAGATATTAAAGAGAGCATTAATTATCACGACGAATTTATAAACGAACGCATTTTTCAGTGGCAGACTCCAAATAGTACAGCGCCAAGTTCTGAGAGAGGAAAGAATATTGTTTTCAATCAGGATAGAGGGATACATTTACATTTATTTATTAGAAAGTATAAAGAAATAGATGGAAAGACAGAACCTTATATTTATATCGGGAAGGGTAACACCGTGGAATATGAAGGGGAAAAGCCAATTACTGTTACTATGGAATTAGAGAATGAGGTCCCAGCTAGTTTATATACGGAGTTCACTAAAAGAGTATAG
- a CDS encoding SMI1/KNR4 family protein has product MNKEVLTNFINENKESDDFTGGVDERQINVVQNELGVELPESYKWFLTTYGSGGSFGVDILGVAKSNRAPVVVNTKSYRDLGLDKDLVVIEDAGEYVYCLYTSKMENNECPVIAWNRQGGLDDYNTAKNFHEFLSQRLLDAKDAWEEDF; this is encoded by the coding sequence ATGAATAAAGAGGTATTAACAAATTTTATTAATGAAAATAAGGAATCAGATGACTTTACAGGTGGAGTAGATGAAAGACAAATCAATGTCGTCCAAAATGAGTTAGGGGTGGAATTACCAGAAAGTTATAAGTGGTTTTTAACGACCTATGGTTCTGGTGGATCATTTGGTGTGGATATTTTAGGAGTGGCTAAGTCAAATAGAGCTCCTGTTGTTGTTAACACGAAGAGTTATAGAGATCTAGGATTGGATAAGGATTTAGTAGTTATTGAAGATGCTGGAGAATATGTTTATTGTCTATATACAAGCAAAATGGAGAATAATGAGTGCCCAGTAATAGCGTGGAATAGACAAGGCGGACTTGATGACTACAATACAGCAAAGAACTTTCATGAGTTTTTATCACAAAGGTTATTGGATGCAAAAGACGCATGGGAAGAAGATTTTTAA
- a CDS encoding SMI1/KNR4 family protein, which translates to MNYSKLQEFIKEYGQGDDFTGGVSEDKVKETEQKLQVSLPESYKWFLRNYGYGGLFGVEIIGYGFTGPAVVDATKDYQKYYKLIDGIVVIESVDEFAYCLDTNKMKNGECPVILWDNQEGYGFTTADNFLDYLIESLEEAKENWDEDEEDW; encoded by the coding sequence TTGAATTATTCTAAGTTACAAGAATTTATAAAGGAATATGGTCAAGGCGATGATTTTACAGGTGGAGTAAGTGAAGACAAAGTAAAAGAAACTGAACAAAAATTACAAGTCTCATTACCGGAAAGTTACAAGTGGTTTTTAAGAAATTATGGTTATGGTGGACTTTTTGGTGTGGAGATTATTGGATATGGTTTTACGGGTCCAGCAGTAGTAGATGCCACTAAAGATTATCAGAAGTATTATAAATTAATTGACGGGATAGTGGTTATAGAAAGTGTTGATGAATTTGCTTACTGTCTCGATACTAATAAAATGAAAAATGGAGAATGCCCAGTGATCCTTTGGGATAACCAAGAAGGATATGGTTTTACAACTGCTGATAACTTCCTAGATTATTTGATCGAAAGCCTTGAAGAGGCAAAAGAAAACTGGGATGAAGATGAAGAAGATTGGTAA
- a CDS encoding tRNA-Val4 codes for MKYSYEFKKDPFGDLGIILPEEICLFSDFIENIATVEQVDEYIEYIEKVLNGTYEDFEIELNATSVLIKKDVTIVENFYRIEKPHENTIETKQFIELLLVWRDKIPEIFKG; via the coding sequence ATGAAATATTCATATGAGTTTAAGAAAGATCCATTTGGCGATTTAGGAATAATTTTGCCGGAAGAAATTTGTCTTTTCTCAGATTTTATTGAAAATATAGCAACAGTAGAACAAGTCGATGAATATATAGAATATATCGAAAAGGTTTTAAACGGAACATATGAGGACTTTGAAATTGAATTAAATGCTACAAGTGTACTCATAAAAAAAGATGTAACAATTGTTGAAAACTTTTATAGAATTGAAAAGCCTCATGAAAATACGATAGAAACAAAGCAATTTATAGAATTACTATTAGTATGGCGAGATAAAATTCCAGAAATATTTAAAGGATAA
- a CDS encoding ankyrin repeat domain-containing protein, translating to MDKIQIAKDIRGAIKSGQLDTLRDLLEQEPGMLTWMTPFGTWLHIAAAFGQLEIIEYLINAGIETNVQGGTFSTNALERAATKGHLNIVEYLINQNIEIDTSEPDRNPLFAAIYGGHFEIVKLVVEKNIDISIKYSGDNMIDMDAYAFAIDRGQTEIAEYLKQKMDEKE from the coding sequence ATGGATAAAATTCAAATTGCGAAAGACATTAGAGGTGCCATAAAAAGTGGCCAATTGGATACTTTAAGAGATTTGCTTGAGCAAGAACCAGGAATGTTAACATGGATGACACCCTTTGGTACATGGTTACATATAGCAGCAGCTTTTGGACAGTTAGAAATAATAGAATATCTAATAAATGCCGGGATAGAAACTAATGTACAGGGGGGAACTTTTTCTACAAATGCCCTCGAAAGAGCAGCTACAAAAGGGCATTTAAATATTGTCGAATATCTCATTAATCAGAATATTGAGATTGATACAAGCGAACCAGATAGAAATCCTCTGTTTGCTGCAATATATGGTGGTCATTTTGAGATTGTTAAATTGGTAGTTGAGAAAAATATAGATATATCTATAAAATACTCTGGTGACAACATGATAGATATGGATGCTTATGCATTTGCCATTGATAGAGGACAAACAGAAATTGCTGAATATTTAAAGCAGAAGATGGATGAAAAAGAATAG
- a CDS encoding ankyrin repeat domain-containing protein: protein MDNKEKAIKIYELIKNGDIEQAKEIIITDKSLLDFVTPFGTWLHVTARAGKLDMMKFLVESGMDININEGVPKSATIAHAASEGEISIVEYLLDNGAILDVSDPNRNPLFSAIYGGHLDIVKYLVQNGIDINIKYTGDTMKDRGAYEFAIERGQTEIAEYLKQKLDEKE from the coding sequence ATGGATAATAAGGAAAAAGCAATAAAAATCTATGAATTAATTAAGAATGGTGATATAGAACAAGCAAAAGAGATCATTATTACTGATAAAAGTTTGCTTGATTTTGTAACACCTTTTGGAACGTGGCTACACGTTACGGCTAGAGCTGGTAAACTGGATATGATGAAATTTCTAGTTGAATCTGGTATGGATATTAACATAAACGAAGGCGTACCAAAGTCAGCGACTATTGCACATGCAGCTAGTGAAGGTGAAATTAGTATTGTAGAGTACTTACTTGATAATGGTGCAATATTAGATGTTAGTGACCCGAATAGAAACCCTTTATTCTCAGCGATTTATGGTGGGCACCTTGATATTGTAAAGTATCTTGTTCAGAATGGTATTGATATTAATATTAAATATACTGGGGATACTATGAAAGATAGGGGAGCTTATGAATTTGCTATTGAAAGAGGGCAAACAGAAATTGCTGAATATTTAAAGCAGAAGTTGGATGAAAAAGAATAG
- a CDS encoding bacteriocin immunity protein, whose protein sequence is MSKKLSKEELVELVNKICNPMLSDEEVSEYIEVLEDNVPHPAPSDLIFWNDEDLSPEEVVEIALAYKEEK, encoded by the coding sequence ATGAGTAAAAAGTTATCTAAAGAGGAATTAGTTGAACTAGTAAATAAAATATGTAATCCTATGCTGTCTGATGAAGAAGTAAGTGAATATATAGAAGTTTTAGAAGACAATGTTCCTCATCCTGCCCCTAGTGACTTGATTTTTTGGAATGATGAGGATTTATCACCAGAGGAAGTAGTAGAGATTGCCTTAGCATATAAAGAAGAAAAATAA
- a CDS encoding ribonuclease YeeF family protein, with the protein MSMIYESQTLVSAMQTRVGQYKDLKEQLTELKKGFESIVHLDDELQGQGAEAIKGFYKAQIDVVDSWLRLINRHVAFLSGIQGDTIEANLSETVVTVPFLEEELESASRNSKEMVTAQKNDLKKILAGIDDIIQLEPFSDDAFFENMEKAERNRNETIDKVNEIDHKWTAEYAKSEADQAAVTALMEQLKISSTRGGVVSPLYFNATAYKNSEAYKNLEVRKKETAQYLKVKKEEAENRRIKDLKAQLEHVTDQDEFLKIAKQIGYENLAPNQQQYVMQLEASKQTADIAKGIGVGLYDVGKDFVTGVWDFVTDPGETVEGVANSIMHPIQTYKYISKSISDSYERDMVNGDAYSRSHWVTYALGTVVTSVVGTKGAGAITKTGVATTKAAAVKGATKAKELATIPSLLPYNPKNQLSMAGGVPYNVVNGAGLKDQLISMAKVESEVSGRGTGKDLSKSPRYKPGFVNESFKLDRSLQTQTKLMYNKGAIGVIPKEIRDKLIGKQFNSFDDFRKEFWKSVANSSFAKEFNTRNVSRMLVGNAPIAPKVEHYGKHKSYILHHKQPIDKGGEVYNLDNLMITSPKMHQDILDPAYHFGKKGQ; encoded by the coding sequence ATGTCGATGATTTACGAATCTCAAACACTAGTTTCCGCCATGCAAACGCGTGTCGGGCAATATAAGGACCTAAAAGAACAGCTCACTGAATTAAAAAAAGGATTTGAGAGTATCGTTCATTTGGATGATGAGCTGCAGGGTCAAGGCGCAGAGGCAATCAAAGGATTTTACAAAGCACAGATCGATGTCGTGGATTCCTGGCTGCGTCTGATCAATCGGCATGTTGCCTTTTTAAGTGGAATTCAAGGAGATACAATCGAAGCGAACCTGAGTGAAACCGTGGTTACGGTCCCTTTTTTAGAGGAAGAGCTGGAAAGCGCCAGTCGAAATTCAAAGGAAATGGTCACAGCCCAAAAAAATGATCTGAAAAAAATATTGGCTGGAATTGATGATATCATTCAGTTAGAGCCCTTTTCCGATGATGCGTTCTTTGAGAACATGGAGAAAGCTGAAAGGAATCGGAACGAAACGATAGACAAAGTAAACGAGATCGATCATAAGTGGACGGCTGAATATGCTAAATCCGAAGCGGACCAAGCGGCAGTGACGGCACTCATGGAGCAATTGAAAATATCCAGTACAAGAGGAGGAGTAGTGTCCCCTCTCTATTTTAATGCAACAGCGTATAAAAATAGTGAAGCCTATAAAAACCTGGAAGTCAGGAAAAAAGAAACCGCGCAATATCTGAAGGTTAAGAAAGAGGAAGCGGAGAATCGCCGGATCAAAGACTTGAAGGCACAACTCGAACATGTCACAGATCAGGATGAGTTCCTCAAAATCGCCAAGCAAATCGGGTATGAAAACTTAGCGCCCAACCAGCAGCAATATGTCATGCAGCTAGAAGCATCCAAGCAAACGGCTGACATTGCTAAAGGAATCGGCGTAGGCCTTTATGATGTAGGGAAAGACTTCGTGACAGGAGTTTGGGACTTTGTCACAGATCCTGGCGAAACGGTTGAAGGTGTAGCCAATTCAATCATGCACCCGATTCAAACCTATAAATATATATCCAAATCCATCTCCGACTCATATGAACGGGATATGGTAAATGGAGATGCCTATTCCCGGTCTCATTGGGTAACCTATGCCCTCGGAACAGTCGTCACATCAGTAGTAGGAACAAAAGGCGCGGGAGCCATAACGAAAACTGGGGTAGCGACTACAAAAGCGGCTGCAGTTAAAGGTGCAACGAAGGCAAAAGAGCTGGCCACTATCCCTAGCCTATTGCCATACAACCCTAAAAACCAACTGTCGATGGCAGGTGGGGTACCTTATAATGTGGTTAATGGTGCGGGGTTGAAGGATCAGCTAATTTCTATGGCGAAAGTGGAGTCTGAGGTTAGTGGTAGGGGTACGGGCAAAGATTTAAGTAAGAGTCCAAGGTATAAGCCAGGGTTTGTAAACGAAAGCTTTAAGTTAGATAGAAGTCTTCAAACACAGACCAAGCTTATGTATAATAAAGGGGCAATAGGTGTAATCCCTAAAGAAATAAGAGATAAACTAATAGGCAAACAATTTAATTCCTTTGATGATTTTAGAAAAGAGTTTTGGAAGTCTGTAGCAAATTCAAGCTTTGCTAAGGAGTTTAACACCCGAAATGTTTCAAGGATGTTAGTAGGAAATGCTCCCATTGCTCCTAAAGTTGAACATTATGGCAAACATAAGTCATATATACTTCACCATAAACAGCCCATAGACAAGGGTGGAGAAGTATACAATCTTGATAATTTAATGATTACTTCACCAAAAATGCACCAAGATATTTTAGACCCTGCTTATCATTTTGGAAAGAAAGGGCAGTAA
- a CDS encoding SRPBCC family protein yields the protein MKKWTREIEIDAPIEQVWKFLDGSVENMQKIMPQVVEQKPVKITEEKVGSVYHQKYREGKRTEEYDIETLEYLNETNEKKLKVGFILAKMFEITAFYELNKINDNRTSFTYTVTSRPLKWFLKLLLLFATDKVVVEFLERVKRVAEAETSES from the coding sequence TTGAAAAAGTGGACAAGGGAAATAGAAATAGACGCCCCGATTGAACAAGTCTGGAAGTTTCTTGATGGTTCTGTAGAAAATATGCAAAAAATCATGCCTCAAGTAGTTGAACAGAAGCCCGTTAAAATAACGGAAGAAAAGGTTGGAAGTGTATATCACCAAAAGTATCGAGAAGGAAAACGAACGGAAGAGTATGATATAGAAACATTGGAATATTTGAATGAAACGAATGAGAAAAAGCTAAAAGTGGGCTTCATACTCGCAAAAATGTTTGAAATTACAGCCTTTTATGAACTAAATAAAATCAATGACAATCGAACTTCCTTTACATATACAGTCACCAGTCGCCCATTAAAGTGGTTTTTGAAATTACTTTTATTATTTGCCACCGATAAAGTGGTTGTTGAATTCTTGGAACGTGTCAAAAGGGTAGCTGAAGCAGAAACAAGTGAATCATGA
- a CDS encoding ATP-binding protein has product MNFIYINQNILDNLFYILVSILIYYFLLDHGKRLSQYGKTLITACMSIPIILCMKFPIYIDEYCVHDLRQIPFIIGTLYGGWPVGAALLVIILTFRFAFYGFNFLTLLVYIVIFIITALFSSKFNQSNRKNKLNGSILLILFLGIMTSLISLGMSDYFHITEAYLFYFIILPPFIIALAVYIMEILKDAILIRTQMIRLEKMEVVSQLAASISHEVRNPLTVVKGFVQLLKAPDLTQEVKEQYIQHVVRELNSAESIISEYLAFAKPALEKVDTISINREIGYVLEMIKPLASMNLVTISEQLAPGITRGNVQHFKQCFLNLIKNGIEAMPDGGELSIVSYINNFDIIIEISDNGIGMNKEQINRFGEPYYSSKEKGTGLGSMVAVKTIQTMNGTLHITSLLNKGTTISITLPVYQEDY; this is encoded by the coding sequence ATGAATTTTATTTATATTAATCAAAACATATTAGATAACCTCTTTTATATCTTGGTAAGTATTTTGATTTATTATTTTTTATTAGATCATGGCAAAAGGTTAAGTCAGTATGGCAAGACCCTTATTACTGCATGCATGAGCATTCCTATTATATTATGTATGAAGTTTCCTATTTATATAGATGAATATTGTGTCCACGATCTCAGGCAAATTCCTTTCATAATAGGGACCCTTTATGGTGGTTGGCCTGTAGGGGCTGCCCTGTTAGTCATCATATTAACTTTTAGGTTTGCTTTTTATGGTTTCAATTTCCTTACGTTACTTGTTTATATCGTTATCTTTATTATAACTGCTTTATTTTCTTCCAAATTCAATCAGTCCAATCGAAAAAATAAGCTAAATGGCTCGATACTATTAATTTTGTTTCTAGGAATAATGACCAGCCTTATTTCACTCGGTATGTCTGATTATTTTCATATAACGGAGGCGTATTTGTTTTACTTTATCATCCTCCCTCCTTTCATTATCGCTTTAGCTGTATATATCATGGAAATTTTAAAAGATGCCATTTTAATCCGGACACAAATGATACGGCTTGAAAAAATGGAGGTAGTCAGTCAGCTTGCGGCCAGTATTTCACATGAAGTTAGAAATCCTTTAACAGTTGTGAAAGGATTTGTTCAACTGCTAAAGGCTCCTGATCTTACTCAAGAAGTAAAGGAACAATATATACAGCATGTTGTCAGAGAGCTTAATAGTGCAGAATCCATTATTAGTGAATATTTGGCATTTGCAAAACCTGCACTTGAAAAAGTGGATACCATTTCAATTAACCGTGAAATAGGATATGTACTTGAAATGATAAAACCATTGGCCAGCATGAATTTAGTTACGATATCTGAACAGTTGGCTCCAGGCATTACCCGGGGGAATGTTCAACATTTCAAGCAATGCTTCCTGAACCTGATTAAAAATGGTATAGAGGCAATGCCTGACGGCGGGGAACTTAGCATTGTTTCCTATATAAATAATTTCGATATCATTATCGAAATAAGTGACAATGGAATAGGCATGAACAAGGAACAAATAAATCGTTTTGGCGAACCTTATTACAGTTCCAAAGAAAAAGGGACAGGGTTGGGATCAATGGTAGCTGTCAAGACCATTCAAACGATGAATGGCACACTTCATATAACTAGCCTTTTGAATAAGGGAACAACGATTTCAATAACCCTTCCCGTTTATCAAGAGGATTATTAA